From Thalassoglobus sp. JC818, the proteins below share one genomic window:
- a CDS encoding PAAR domain-containing protein → MGQPAARVTDMHVCPMVTGVVPHVGGPILPPGGLPCLIGGIPAARMGDMATCVGPPDVIIKGSVTCLIGKKPAARMGDMTAHGGSIVFGLPTVLIGG, encoded by the coding sequence ATGGGACAGCCCGCAGCACGTGTGACAGATATGCATGTTTGCCCGATGGTCACGGGAGTCGTCCCCCATGTTGGCGGGCCAATTCTCCCGCCAGGGGGACTGCCCTGTTTGATCGGCGGAATTCCAGCTGCGAGAATGGGCGACATGGCCACCTGCGTCGGACCTCCAGACGTGATCATCAAGGGTTCAGTCACCTGTCTGATCGGCAAAAAGCCGGCCGCGAGAATGGGCGACATGACAGCTCACGGTGGCTCAATCGTCTTCGGCCTTCCGACCGTATTGATTGGCGGCTGA